One genomic segment of Ictalurus punctatus breed USDA103 chromosome 12, Coco_2.0, whole genome shotgun sequence includes these proteins:
- the LOC108272397 gene encoding lymphocyte antigen 75, whose protein sequence is MISYPEVSSKPHSHTPEREMKSAYFVLLLASLLEAGTCLFGKMYTFVNMNVSWVDAQTYCRSNYVDLISFESNYDLLDFVTIMEISRNGQSWIGLSKPPNELAFTQWSDGSPVQFTSWQNGRPSANNQLKTSNINQCVAILRSGNWSTYSCTERLSFYCYSWYPQIILVQELKPWEEALRHCRTIYTDLISLPTETDFFVVNRSLWNQETMVWTGLRFIDSSWFWVNHEPLGSLVNQPSCPAPSFRCGALVPGTMVLENRDCMEKMNFICYKEDV, encoded by the exons ATGATTTCATACCCAGAGGTTTCCTCAAagccacattcacacacaccagagcgAGAGATGAAGAGTGCTTACTTTGTCCTCCTTCTGGCTTCTCTGCTAGAAGCAGGAACATGTCTGTTCGGAAAAATGTACACCTTTGTGAACATGAATGTGTCGTGGGTGGACGCTCAAACATACTGCAGGAGCAATTACGTAGATCTGATCTCGTTTGAGTCAAATTATGATCTTCTTGACTTCGTCACAATTATGGAGATAAGTCGTAATGGACAAAGCTGGATCGGTCTTAGCAAGCCTCCAAACGAGCTTGCGTTTACTCAGTGGTCTGATGGAAGTCCAGTTCAATTCACATCTTGGCAAAATGGTAGGCCTAGTGCCAATAATCAATTGAAAACAAGCAACATTAATCAATGTGTGGCTATCCTTAGATCAGGTAACTGGTCGACTTACAGCTGCACAGAACGTCTGAGTTTCTACTGCTACAGCTGGTATCCACAGATCATCTTGGTGCAGGAGTTGAAGCCCTGGGAAGAGGCACTGAGACACTGCCGAACAATCTACACTGACCTCATAAGCTTGCCCACAGAGACAGATTTTTTTGTGGTAAACAGGAGCTTGTGGAATCAGGAAACCATGGTCTGGACAGGTCTGCGATTTATAGACAGCTCATGGTTCTGGGTGAACCATGAGCCTTTGGGGAGCCTCGTCAACCAGCCATCATGCCCTGCCCCGTCTTTTCGTTGTGGGGCCCTAGTACCTGGTACTATGGTCTTGGAGAACAGAGACTGCATGGAGAAAATGAACTTCATTTGCTACAAAGAAGATGT GTGA
- the eif3d gene encoding eukaryotic translation initiation factor 3 subunit D, whose amino-acid sequence MAKFLAPVIQDNPSGWGPCAVPEKFKDMPYQPFSKGDRLGKVADWTGATYQDKRYTNKYSSQFGGGSQYAYFHEEDETSFQLVDTAKTQKSAYQRNRMRFAQRNLRRDKDRRNLTQFNLQTLPKSAKQKERDRMRLQKKFQKQFGVRQKWDQKSQAQLKPRDSSVEVRSDWEVKEEMDFPRLMKMRYMEVADPSDIECCGALEYYDKAFDRVTTRNEKPLKSIKRIFHTVTTTDDPVIRKLAKTQGNVFATDAILATLMCCTRSVNSWDIIVQRVGNKLFFDKRDNSDFDLLTVSETANEPPQEEGNSLNSPRNLAMEATYINHNFSQQCLRVGGERHKFPNSNPFVEEDMDKSEVASVAYRYRRWKLGEDIDLIVRCEHDGVMTGANGELSFINVKALNEWDSRYCNGVDWRQKLDSQRGAVLATELKNNSYKLARWTCCALLAGSEYLKLGYVSRYHVKDSARHVILGTQQFKPNEFASQINLSMENAWGILRCVIDICRKLDEGKYLILKDPNKQVIRIYSLPDGTFSTDEDEDEEEEDEEEDEEDEEN is encoded by the exons GTGGCAGACTGGACTGGAGCGACCTACCAGGATAAAAGATACACAA ATAAGTACTCATCCCAGTTTGGAGGAGGAAGTCAGTACGCTTATTTCCATGAGGAGGATGAAACTAGCTTCCAGCTGGTGGACACTGCCAAAACCCAGAAATCGGCCTACCAGAGGAACCGCATGCGCTTCGCCCAG AGGAACCTGCGTCGGGATAAGGACCGCAGGAATCTCACGCAATTCAACCTGCAGACTCTGCCTAAGAGCGCCAAACAGAAGGAAAGAGACCGCATGCGCCTGCAGAAGAAGTTCCAGAAGCAGTTTGGAGTTCGTCAGAAGTGGGACCAGAAGTCACAG GCCCAGCTAAAGCCCAGGGATTCGTCAGTGGAGGTGCGTAGTGACTGGGAGGTGAAGGAAGAGATGGACTTCCCTCGCCTCATGAAGATGAGATACATGGAGGTGGCTGATCCTTCCGACAT TGAGTGCTGTGGTGCCCTGGAGTACTACGATAAAGCGTTCGATCGCGTCACCACCCGCAACGAGAAACCACTAAAGAGCATTAAAAGGATCTTCCACACTGTCACCACCACCGATGACCCTGTCATCCGTAAG CTGGCTAAGACTCAGGGCAATGTCTTCGCCACCGATGCCATCCTGGCCACGCTGATGTGCTGCACACGCTCAGTGAACTCCTGGGACATCATTGTGCAGCGTGTTGGAAACAAGCTCTTCTTCGACAAGAGAGACAACTCCGACTTTG ATTTGCTCACGGTCAGCGAAACAGCAAACGAACCTCCTCAGGAGGAAGGAAACTCCCTGAACTCCCCTCGTAACCTGGCCATGGAGGCCACATACATCAACCACAATTTCAGCCAGCAGTGCCTGCGCGTG GGAGGAGAGAGGCACAAGTTCCCTAACTCGAACCCATTCGTAGAGGAGGATATGGATAAGAGCGAGGTGGCGTCTGTAGCGTACAG gtaCCGGAGGTGGAAACTTGGAGAGGATATTGATCTGATTGTGCGCTGTGAGCATGATGGTGTGATGACCGGCGCAAACGGAGAGCTCTCCTTCATCAATGTTAAAGCTCTCAACGAGTGGGACTCGCGG TATTGTAACGGAGTGGACTGGCGTCAGAAGCTGGACTCTCAGAGAGGAGCCGTGTTAGCCACAGAGCTGAAGAACAACAGCTACAAACTGGCCCGCTGGACCTGCTGCGCCCTGCTGGCGGGCTCAGAGTATCTCAAACTGGG TTACGTGTCCCGCTACCACGTGAAGGACTCTGCGCGTCATGTGATCCTGGGCACGCAGCAATTCAAGCCCAACGAGTTTGCAAGCCAGATCAACCTGAGCATGGAGAATGCATGGGGCATCTTGCGCTGCGTCATCGACATCTGCCGCAAACTGGACGAGGGCAAGTACCTCATCCTCAAAGACCCCAATAAG CAAGTGATCCGCATCTACAGCCTCCCTGACGGAACCTTCAGCACCGACGAAGAcgaggatgaggaagaagaggacgaagaggaggatgaagaag ACGAGGAGAACTAA